From Paenibacillus graminis, a single genomic window includes:
- a CDS encoding glycerate kinase: MSEKEKTFVLAPDSFKESMTAKEVCIAMEKGLRKVYPAAHYIHVPMADGGEGTVQSLVDASGGEIHYKEVTGPLGQKVAAKYGILGGGHTAAIEMASASGIHLVSKETRNPMVTTTYGTGELIRECLDRGIRKIIIGIGGSATNDGGAGMAEALGARFLDESGAELPRGGGSLDRLANIDISALDERLRHVQMIVACDVTNPLCGEQGASRVFGPQKGATPEMVQKLDVSLAHYAEVVKQQLHKDVRDLPGAGAAGGLGAGLLIFTQAVLQKGIEIVIEYTGLKEKLAGADVVFTGEGGIDFQTKFGKTPYGVARAAKASGQKVIAVAGYIGEGIDALYEEGFTAIFGIVPGASGLEKLLAEGPQNVERTCENIARILKLNG; encoded by the coding sequence ATGAGCGAAAAAGAAAAAACATTTGTACTGGCACCGGATTCCTTCAAAGAAAGCATGACTGCCAAAGAAGTCTGCATCGCCATGGAAAAGGGGCTGCGGAAGGTCTACCCGGCTGCTCATTATATTCATGTGCCGATGGCTGACGGCGGGGAAGGAACCGTACAGTCCCTGGTCGATGCTTCGGGCGGGGAAATTCATTATAAAGAGGTGACCGGACCGCTCGGGCAAAAGGTTGCGGCGAAATACGGCATTCTTGGCGGCGGACACACTGCGGCGATTGAAATGGCTTCCGCGAGCGGCATCCATCTGGTGTCGAAGGAAACCCGGAACCCCATGGTCACCACTACTTACGGCACCGGAGAGTTGATCCGGGAGTGCCTGGACCGGGGCATCCGCAAGATCATCATCGGCATCGGCGGCAGCGCGACGAATGACGGGGGGGCTGGCATGGCCGAGGCGCTCGGGGCCCGGTTCCTGGATGAGTCCGGAGCGGAACTTCCCCGGGGCGGCGGCAGTCTGGACAGACTAGCTAATATAGATATTTCTGCGCTGGATGAACGCCTCCGGCATGTACAAATGATTGTTGCCTGCGATGTGACGAATCCGCTGTGCGGTGAGCAGGGAGCTTCCCGGGTGTTTGGCCCGCAAAAGGGAGCTACGCCGGAAATGGTGCAAAAACTCGACGTCAGTCTGGCCCATTATGCGGAGGTTGTGAAACAGCAGCTTCACAAGGATGTGCGTGATCTGCCCGGTGCGGGTGCTGCCGGAGGGCTGGGAGCGGGGCTGTTGATCTTTACCCAGGCTGTGCTGCAGAAGGGGATTGAAATTGTGATTGAATATACCGGCCTGAAGGAAAAGCTGGCGGGTGCCGATGTGGTGTTCACAGGTGAAGGCGGCATTGATTTTCAGACGAAGTTCGGGAAGACTCCCTACGGTGTCGCCCGTGCTGCCAAAGCCAGCGGACAAAAGGTCATCGCTGTCGCCGGTTATATCGGCGAGGGCATAGATGCCCTGTATGAGGAGGGCTTCACGGCAATCTTCGGCATCGTCCCCGGGGCCTCCGGCCTGGAGAAGCTGCTGGCCGAGGGGCCGCAGAACGTCGAGCGGACCTGTGAGAATATTGCGAGAATTCTGAAACTAAACGGATAG
- a CDS encoding CdaR family transcriptional regulator — protein sequence MFQLSESQAQEIVDKMMMDIPYNINIMNADGIIIGSGRRERVGTVHQGAVQALSTGRMVEVWEDSRFEKKGTNEPIVIGHTRVGVIGISGNPDEVRPFCNIVRTTVSLLIEQRNSLETQAHEANRRKAFLELLLNHQGAYSQKLRKEAAPYQIDLLLKTVVLYIKHFSAGADPDKLLLRYPSFAIDEETQLLILQESGDPGPLIRELLQGQPQVLIAAGRQEASIAESYRQARAAMNILLALKPASQVIAFENVEFLVKLSHAPLAPFNPTAKLEDAVDMIETLRSFINHNCSVSHTADDLNIHRNTLQYRLKRIQTLTGKDPRNLLQLFELTHGLLALYK from the coding sequence TTGTTCCAGCTTTCGGAGAGTCAGGCCCAGGAGATCGTGGATAAAATGATGATGGACATCCCATACAATATTAATATCATGAATGCAGACGGGATTATTATCGGCAGCGGCCGAAGAGAGCGGGTCGGGACGGTGCATCAGGGAGCGGTCCAGGCGCTGTCCACCGGCAGAATGGTTGAAGTCTGGGAGGACAGCCGTTTTGAGAAAAAAGGTACCAATGAGCCGATTGTGATCGGCCATACCCGTGTGGGAGTCATCGGCATCTCCGGAAATCCGGATGAGGTCCGCCCATTTTGCAATATTGTCAGAACTACCGTATCCCTGTTAATTGAGCAGCGCAACAGCTTGGAGACTCAGGCCCATGAAGCGAATCGTAGAAAGGCGTTCCTTGAATTGCTGCTGAATCATCAGGGAGCCTATTCGCAAAAGCTGAGAAAAGAAGCGGCCCCGTATCAGATCGACCTGCTGCTGAAAACCGTGGTCCTGTACATTAAGCATTTCAGTGCCGGGGCAGACCCGGACAAGCTGCTGCTGCGCTACCCTTCATTTGCTATTGATGAAGAGACGCAGCTGCTTATTTTACAAGAATCAGGCGATCCCGGGCCGCTGATCCGCGAGCTTTTGCAGGGCCAGCCCCAAGTGCTGATCGCCGCCGGCAGGCAGGAAGCGAGCATAGCGGAAAGCTACCGCCAGGCCAGAGCCGCAATGAATATTCTGCTGGCGCTGAAGCCCGCTTCACAGGTCATTGCGTTTGAGAACGTGGAATTTCTGGTGAAGCTGAGCCACGCCCCTTTGGCCCCGTTTAACCCCACAGCCAAGCTGGAGGATGCCGTGGATATGATAGAGACGCTTAGAAGCTTCATTAACCATAATTGCAGCGTCTCCCATACCGCCGATGACTTGAATATCCACCGCAACACGCTGCAATACCGCCTGAAACGGATTCAGACCCTGACCGGAAAAGATCCGCGCAATCTGCTCCAGCTGTTCGAGCTCACGCATGGCCTGCTGGCGCTCTACAAGTAA
- a CDS encoding S-layer homology domain-containing protein: protein MNKYSFQMSAKKMTIACGILAASVSFGASAFAFSDIKGDPAESKINALHNKGVVNGVTTDRFAPKSKVTFAQGIQFIVNGLQLSPKASGGNSTVTSSVYFDKVKDKAWYASAFLIAKQNGLTLDKSVDPNAAMTRIQFAHLMTQALQSKGNFPVTLMYADISDGSKLSNAEMNSLQILVNTRLVTLEKNNTFRPNDAVTRAEAAVWIYDAAEFAQTVITPGVTPPDEGSAAPAQLYEGSVTLEKAGQGVNKATLTVNDLPNPGYGLVINRIEFGKDKTAVIYFSVTKPAPGKMYPMVITKGTAVTYLPEGYTATAKSLSAAPSSSGSSVR, encoded by the coding sequence ATGAATAAATATTCTTTCCAGATGAGCGCAAAAAAAATGACTATTGCGTGCGGCATTCTGGCGGCAAGCGTATCTTTTGGAGCATCGGCTTTTGCTTTTTCCGACATCAAGGGAGATCCCGCTGAGTCGAAAATCAACGCACTGCATAACAAGGGAGTCGTTAATGGAGTGACTACGGACAGATTCGCGCCAAAATCGAAGGTTACCTTTGCCCAAGGCATCCAGTTTATCGTGAACGGCCTGCAGTTGTCCCCGAAGGCATCGGGCGGCAATAGTACAGTTACGTCTAGTGTATATTTTGACAAAGTAAAGGATAAGGCCTGGTATGCATCCGCTTTCCTCATTGCGAAGCAAAACGGTCTGACCCTGGATAAGTCGGTTGATCCGAACGCTGCGATGACACGTATCCAGTTCGCCCACTTGATGACCCAGGCTTTGCAGAGCAAGGGGAACTTCCCGGTAACGCTGATGTACGCCGATATCTCAGATGGCAGCAAGCTGTCCAATGCTGAGATGAACAGCCTGCAAATTCTGGTGAACACCCGTTTGGTGACACTGGAGAAGAACAATACCTTCCGTCCAAATGATGCGGTGACCCGTGCGGAAGCTGCCGTCTGGATCTATGACGCTGCTGAGTTTGCTCAAACGGTGATTACCCCAGGGGTGACACCTCCGGATGAGGGAAGCGCAGCTCCTGCTCAGCTGTATGAGGGTTCAGTAACTCTGGAAAAAGCCGGCCAAGGCGTAAACAAAGCTACACTTACCGTCAACGATCTGCCAAACCCGGGGTATGGACTGGTTATTAACCGGATCGAATTCGGCAAAGATAAAACGGCGGTCATCTATTTCAGTGTAACCAAGCCGGCCCCGGGCAAAATGTACCCGATGGTCATCACCAAGGGAACCGCAGTAACGTATCTGCCAGAAGGTTATACCGCAACTGCCAAGTCCCTATCCGCTGCTCCTTCATCCTCCGGTTCCAGTGTAAGATAA
- a CDS encoding SDR family oxidoreductase, whose amino-acid sequence MADKRLKDKIAVVTGGASGIGKATAIRFAQHGAAVYILDLTPENLAETKQEIESIGGTAAVIQCDVSNPGLVEESINRIGGENGRIDVIFANAGINGTMAPIETLEMDDWDQTIHTNLRSTFATVKYAIPYMKENGGSMIITSSINGNRVFSNIGASAYSTSKAGQTAFMKMAALELAQYAIRVNAVCPGSIDTNIGKNTYKSEELEEVQIPVEFPDGNHPLEQAPGKPEQVANLVLFLASDESFHVTGTEIFVDGAESLLRG is encoded by the coding sequence ATGGCAGACAAACGTTTGAAAGATAAGATCGCAGTAGTCACCGGAGGTGCTTCAGGGATCGGCAAGGCCACGGCAATCCGTTTTGCCCAGCATGGGGCTGCAGTATATATACTCGATCTTACCCCTGAGAATCTCGCAGAGACGAAACAGGAGATTGAGTCCATTGGCGGCACGGCCGCAGTCATCCAATGCGATGTCTCCAATCCCGGCCTGGTGGAAGAAAGTATCAACAGGATTGGCGGCGAGAACGGGCGGATTGATGTGATTTTTGCCAATGCCGGGATTAACGGAACGATGGCACCCATCGAGACCCTGGAAATGGACGATTGGGATCAGACCATCCATACGAATCTGCGCAGCACCTTTGCCACTGTCAAATACGCCATCCCTTATATGAAGGAAAACGGCGGCAGCATGATCATCACCAGCTCGATTAACGGCAACCGGGTATTCTCCAACATTGGCGCATCGGCCTATTCGACCTCGAAGGCTGGACAGACTGCTTTTATGAAAATGGCTGCACTGGAGCTGGCCCAATACGCCATTCGCGTAAATGCCGTGTGCCCCGGTTCTATTGACACCAATATTGGAAAGAATACTTATAAAAGCGAAGAGCTGGAGGAAGTACAAATCCCCGTAGAATTTCCGGACGGCAATCACCCGCTGGAGCAGGCCCCCGGCAAACCGGAGCAAGTCGCCAACCTGGTGCTGTTCCTGGCTTCGGATGAGTCGTTTCATGTTACCGGCACGGAGATTTTTGTGGACGGTGCGGAATCGCTGCTGCGCGGATAA
- a CDS encoding GTP-binding protein, with the protein MVQQQGTGRINVGIFAHVDAGKTTTTEHILYESGRIKAVGSVDSGTALTDSMEVERQRGISVRAALASFEWRGVQVNLVDTPGHVDFLSEVERSLRVMDCAVLILSAVEGVQAQSEMIWNALRKLGIPTLIFLNKMDRAGADPAAVLAQARTYLSGDILPVQQALGQEQNYTGALDLWAEAADPAARTELLEALAERDEALLETYMSGTPLDLTAWKEQLKAGAGAGKWFPLVYGVAAKGLGITQLLDAMTDYFPRAGGNPELPVSGIVYSIQRDKSMGRMAFVRLYQGTVRNRDTVLNYTQDVQGKVTQIRKVEGGRTEDVGALEAGDIAVVYGLSGVRIGDVLGVPDAIPQEAKLAVPLLTVRVHWEAAVDEHKVIGAFQELADEDPLLDTQWLQDERELHIKVMGPIQLEILDSVLESRYGLKVTFGQPSVIYRETPSRAGEGYVAYLMPKPCWAILRFRIEPGPPGSGLRYESLVRSSDLLPQYQNETARRVPEALMQGLYGWEVTDLKVTLTEGQHHVWHTHPLDFAVATPMAIMDGLNRIGTKLLEPILQVRIVVPEENGGRVMNDLVQMRGTFEPPVLQGERMIIEGRLPLATSLDYPVSLSSYTNGRSTFTSFFAGYEECPPDVRAERTRRGVNPLDQARYILSVRKALQG; encoded by the coding sequence ATGGTTCAGCAGCAGGGGACGGGACGGATCAATGTGGGGATTTTTGCCCATGTTGATGCGGGGAAGACCACAACTACAGAGCATATTCTCTATGAAAGCGGCCGCATTAAGGCGGTGGGCAGTGTGGACAGCGGAACGGCGTTGACCGACTCCATGGAGGTGGAACGCCAGCGGGGGATTTCCGTGCGTGCGGCCTTGGCATCGTTCGAGTGGCGGGGCGTGCAGGTGAATCTGGTCGATACACCGGGGCATGTCGATTTCCTGTCCGAGGTGGAACGGAGCTTGCGGGTGATGGACTGTGCGGTGCTTATTTTATCGGCGGTTGAAGGCGTGCAGGCCCAGAGCGAGATGATCTGGAACGCGCTGCGCAAGCTGGGGATTCCAACACTGATTTTTCTGAATAAAATGGACCGGGCCGGCGCAGACCCAGCAGCTGTGCTGGCTCAGGCGCGAACGTATCTGTCCGGTGATATCCTGCCGGTCCAGCAGGCGCTTGGACAAGAGCAGAACTATACCGGTGCCTTGGACCTATGGGCAGAAGCTGCGGACCCTGCGGCGCGGACAGAGCTACTGGAAGCGCTGGCGGAACGGGACGAGGCGCTTTTGGAAACATATATGTCGGGGACTCCGCTTGATCTGACAGCCTGGAAGGAACAATTGAAGGCGGGAGCAGGCGCCGGAAAATGGTTCCCGCTCGTCTACGGCGTGGCAGCTAAAGGTCTTGGCATTACGCAGCTGCTGGACGCGATGACCGATTATTTCCCCCGTGCCGGCGGGAATCCGGAATTGCCTGTATCCGGCATCGTATACAGCATTCAGCGTGACAAAAGCATGGGCCGCATGGCCTTCGTCCGCCTCTATCAAGGAACGGTCCGCAACCGGGATACGGTGCTGAATTATACGCAGGATGTTCAAGGCAAGGTCACGCAGATCCGCAAGGTAGAAGGCGGGCGCACGGAGGATGTCGGCGCGCTGGAGGCCGGAGATATCGCCGTAGTCTACGGATTGTCCGGGGTAAGAATCGGTGACGTGCTGGGCGTTCCGGACGCGATTCCGCAGGAAGCGAAGCTGGCTGTGCCGCTGCTCACCGTGCGGGTGCATTGGGAGGCGGCTGTGGATGAGCATAAGGTCATCGGAGCTTTCCAGGAGCTGGCTGATGAAGACCCGCTGCTCGATACCCAGTGGCTTCAGGATGAGCGGGAGCTGCACATCAAGGTCATGGGTCCGATTCAGCTGGAAATTCTGGACAGTGTGCTGGAGAGCCGATACGGCCTGAAGGTTACCTTCGGCCAGCCCTCGGTGATCTATCGGGAGACGCCAAGCCGCGCGGGTGAAGGCTATGTCGCCTACCTGATGCCCAAGCCGTGCTGGGCTATTCTGCGGTTCCGGATTGAGCCGGGGCCGCCGGGCAGCGGGCTTCGCTATGAATCGCTGGTCCGCAGTTCCGATCTGCTCCCGCAATACCAGAACGAAACCGCCCGCCGCGTGCCGGAGGCGTTAATGCAGGGTCTGTACGGCTGGGAGGTAACAGACCTTAAGGTGACGCTGACCGAGGGGCAGCATCATGTGTGGCATACGCATCCGCTGGATTTTGCGGTGGCTACGCCGATGGCGATCATGGATGGACTGAACCGGATCGGCACCAAGCTGCTGGAGCCGATTCTCCAGGTCCGCATCGTCGTGCCCGAAGAGAACGGCGGCCGCGTCATGAACGATCTCGTGCAGATGCGCGGCACCTTCGAGCCGCCCGTCCTGCAAGGCGAGCGGATGATCATCGAAGGCCGGCTGCCGCTGGCAACCTCACTCGATTATCCCGTGAGCTTAAGCTCCTACACGAATGGGCGCAGCACGTTCACTTCCTTTTTTGCCGGCTACGAAGAATGCCCGCCGGATGTCCGGGCCGAGCGCACCCGTCGGGGCGTGAACCCCCTGGATCAGGCGAGGTATATTCTGAGCGTGCGGAAGGCGCTGCAGGGGTAG